GGTCTTCTTCTTAATACTGATTTGTCCCTTGAACATTTTCTACAAATCAAGCCGTTACCGGTTTATATCAGTCACCAGAAACATTGTATTTTCACCTCTTTACAAAGTCGTGATGCTCGATTTCTTTATGGCTGATCAACTTTGCAGCCAGGTAAAATTTCCATGGACCAAAACTGAGCTAAGAATCTGATCTTTTCCGTAAACccttatcaaaatataaatggGTTAACTCTTATCTCTCAGGTACCTATGCTAAGGAACCTGGAATACATAGTCTGCTACTATATAACCGGTAGCTACACAACACAGGACTATGGATATTGTATGAGAGTCGAGTACTACAGAGATCTTGCCTATGCAGTTTCCTTCCTCCCATACTACTGGAGAGCAATGcaggtaaaaattaaattaaacatcctTGCTTCTTCCCCAAGTTTCTATTTCTTCTGTCCCAAGTATGGATTTCCACTTTATAAAAAGTACTGAAAAAGTGTCTGCCACACAGTGTGCAAGGAGGTGGTTTGACGAAGGCGAGACAAGCCACTTAGTGAACCTAGGGAAGTATGTATCAGCGATGTTAGCGGCTGGAACCAAATTGGCTTACGAGAAAGAGAGGAGCATTGGTTGGCTCTGCCTTGTGGTGGCTATGTCAAGTATAGCCACCGTTTACCAATTGTATTGGGACTTTGTAAAGGATTGGGGTTTATTCCAACATAATTCCAACAACCCTTGGCTTAGGAACCAACTCATGCTTCGCCAAAAATCTATTTACTACTTCTCTATGgtacaaaatcaaaatcttttACCACCCAAAATGACACATGAATCtagttgaaatattttgaatttcctctgttttttctcatattttctgatttctttttttttaaggtttTAAATCTTGTTCTAAGGCTGGCATGGCTACAAACAGTTGTGCACTCAAGTTTTGAGCATGTGGATTATAGAGTGACAGGATTGTTCTTGGCTGCTCTTGAAGTCATCAGGAGAGGACACTGGAACTTTTACCGGTAAAACTTATCTTCTTGGTTATTTAGATTCAGGACATATATGTGTATACTTATGCTTGTAAAACAAACCGATTGTTGCAGATTGGAGAATGAGCATCTAAATAATGCGGGGAAGTTTCGAGCTGTAAAGACAGTGCCACTTCCTTTCAGAGAAGTTGATGAAGAGGACTGATATAATGGAGTCAATAACCATTAATTACTATTAGCTTTGTCAGAGATTTGAAAGAACAAGAGAAGAAAGAATGTTCTTTCTTGATCAACCATATTTTGTGATCTGATCAAAGAGTCTATTTATCATTGTCCTTATTTTTACAACATCTCGCCGGAACTCCTAACCAATTTCTAGTGATAACTTTTGATTCTCATAATTTTCTATAATCAATCATCAACAACGACGGTTAGAGAAACCCTAATCTATAAATGCGCCCATTATCAGTAGTGGCAAATTAATAACCAAAGGCTTGAAGAGTAGTTTTGCACATTTATGCAAGGgaattttttaaacttataaATTCATAAgcaagaaaattaaaagaaaatctgAAACTACTGAAGTTTAAAACAAGATAACGTAAAAGAGAAaaacacttttattttattatagaaaaagTTAAAAGTTGAAACTGGCAATCTGCTGCGCTAAAGAGGCGAGTGACTCTCCACTTCCTTCACTCCATCAACCTTTCTTCTGTGCATCAGCCTTCGGCATCCAATAAGATAAAGAAAACTGGGAACGAATCTTGTCCTTGGTCGAAGGAGATATAGAAAACTGGGAGCGAACCTTGTCCATTGTGTTTTTGAGACAAGTCTTGTGTTCATCCATTGGGGTATTGACTAATCCACTGAAACGATCCTTGAGGTTAGCAAGGAAAGTGGCATTAACAGGAGTTGTTGTCTGGCTCTCGGTATTCATCTCTTCctgtcccaaaaaaaaaagaaaactggtAAATATGAATAATCCAACTGAGTTCTTAACATAGAAGAAAACCAACCACAAAGCCTCAAGAACAAAGACCTAATAAACTCTCtgctaaaccctaaaatctctTCAGAATTTGCTACGATGATTCAGAATTTCTTCATCTCACAAGCCACACGTAActgataaacataaaattttaaggaAGAGAAtcgaaaataaaattaaccTTAATCTTTGCTTCTCTTTCGCTTCTACTACTTCTTCGATTTTGCTTCCTCTGCAAGCTGAGACTCAGCgcctatatatacatatgttttaAGTGCAGAACACGCAAAAGAAACAACgaaaagttaaatataattaattttagctAAATTAACATAATACTCTGTTTtctagttttaaataatttcttgtttttttttcttggtgaGAAAGTTTtagcatatttttttataacacatttaactttttgaaaactttctggccaagcaaaaaaaaaactttacgtGGTCATTCTTCTTATCTCGAGTCAAAGTCAACTATATGAATGGGACCGTCGATCCAGATCAGTCCTCACTCGAATACATGGGTCTTCTTACCATGTTTGTATCTTAGGGGTTGTCAGCTAATTAACTCCATTTCCAGAATTAAAGAAGAGGTTTTCATTCAAAGCTGATGTAGAAGAATGTCAGACATAGTTAACCTTTTTCATGGTCTTGCAGTATGATGAACTGTATCTTCTCGAGAGATTATAGAGTTCAGTATAAGATTGTTGCCGCGATCTGAAATGATGATGGTGCTGGAGCCATGTCCTGGAGCCTGGAGGAGATGGAGGGCTCGGAGTGTTTGTGCTGGAGCTGGGGCATGGAATggctttgtttttatgttttttttcttgtgctTGGCAGGAGCTGGAAGCCATTGTGTTGAGAGGGAACAATTGGTGAAGTATTGTGCGTATAGAAAGCTTAgggatattgatttttttatggtTGTCGGTTGAAATCTTTTGGTGCAACGATGTACTGTTAGGTAGTTTTTAAGAGATCAAGTCTTCATTAGAATGCTACGTTGCTTCCAACTATGTCGATCAATGGCAATGGCATTACAATGAACCAACTTCAAAGGTTTTAATAAATGACATTGGAcatcaatataaaattttgaacagATCAGACTACAGACAAAAGAAAGGTAAGATCTGATGCATCTTTTGGacggatgatgatgatgaattgatAATGAGAAGGAAAAACTGCTGCATTGTCTGGTGCACATTCTGATTCCAGAACTCCGCTCTGGATTATCACATTCTGATCAATTTACTTCGCCTCCGGGGAACATCCATTTTCAATGATTGTTTGACTATGAGATGTGGGtcgtatatgaaattttagtatataaaaatattcaaaattcgAAGCCTGTGGTTAGGTAAAAACTTCCAAAAAAATTTAGGCCAAGGCTAATGATCACTGGTCTATGCTTATTGATAAGCATTTCCAGTTATTGATAAGTTTCAGATCTCTTGGGGAAGCATAGAGCAAATAGGTCATTGAACGGAGTTTGTGTATGTATTGAACATACTGGCGAGACGTTAAGCACATAAGTTAGCTACTGGGATTTTGATTTGGGGATGATGGAAGCCATTCTTCACCTCAATGAATTAATTGCGTAGAGTATTTGCAAAGGAAGACGACAACATTAGTGAGGCACTGATTGAGTTATCTACTAGGCTTCGTATTAAATCTATTAAGCTTCATCTAACATTGTTTTACAGAAAAAGGCCAAGCCAATATGCAGCCTGCCAATATGTAACCAAAAAGTTAACAACGTAATATAGGGGTTTTCCTCGTTCAATCCTTTGTCAACTAATATTTCATTAGGTTTTTTATTTCATATCCTCTATCAGCTGATCAGATCTAaccccagaaaaaaaaacacatgtaaTGCTACAGAATAGACGGGTACCACATAGTTTGATCCGAGTTTAGAATGTTTTTCAAGTGTCATTAATGAATTGTATATTTACCAGACTACCATATAAATTGAATGGGAGAAGCATTTAAATTGTATGAGTAAAGCCCAAATACACATTTCTTATATAGCTATGTGTTCTTGTTTCAAGAGAGGCTAACCCCGAGGCAGCACCAGTCCAAACAttgctaaaatatttagtgACCGTAAgccaaaatgaaaagaaaaattatgttcATACAGGACAAATTAGTTTCTTGATAAATGCATAATGGGAAAAACAATTGACAGCCATGTGCCCCTAATCGGTAGCTTATGTAGTTTCCGCTATGGGCTGGCACTGCCCAGAGGGAATAGTATATAGCATATTCTCGGATTTTCTCCTACCACTTGACCATAGCCATGCAGTTTTCATTATTTTGTTGTCTAAAGGTTACAAAATATTGGAAAAATTGGTTAGCAATGAAACTACTCCATTGCCTATCTTTATAAATTGATTCCCTAGCTAATAAATCAGCACAATTAGCTTTATCGATTTCAGTAACTAGATTATCGAggaaaaccttttttttttatccagGAAAACTTATGTATTAGAGTTAGAGGTAATGTTGTAATCTTGGATTGTCAATGCATTGTTGAGATAGTAGTTGATGTTGGAATTCTCATTCAAAAAAGTAACATTCTTATATCCCATGTACCAACATACTTTCATAGACCATATGACATCAGTTAGTTCAGCTTCTTAATGCTCTAACATAGAATTTCTCGTCTAACATAGAATTTCTCCATTCCAGACTCCAAAATTATGCCATTACCATCTGTTACTAGTTATTATCTATCCCATACCTTATAACTGAACTACCTAAATGGTAGGAATCATCGTAATTATACTTGATCCTTCCTCTTAAACCTCATTCAAgcctttaaaaacaaaaatgaactTGCCgatcaataattttataagcTTGATATAGGATATTTTAAAAAGCgtaataaatgttaaataaaaaaaataagtctCTTACCACTTTTTGGTATTTGTCTATAAACTGTTTTCTATAATGGCCTATCAAATATTGTCCATCATAGCCTACCACCTATAAATTTGGTTCATGAAAATGTACTAGTTTAGTTGTGTACTAGATGTAAGTGTTTAGTTAAAATCGACCGATATTACCAATATACATGTTAGGTGTTAGGTTTGTATGGTCAAGTTTGATGAACAAGTGTTGATAGACCAAATTCCGAAATTACCTAATCCTATAGGAAATTTAGAAAGTGACATTTTTCTCATCAATATTTTTCAAGACTTGACGCTCGGGAAACGGATTGAAACGTACGTGATGTCAAATGAAGGAGCAGGGGGCATTACCATTGGCTTATGAGCTTCTTAGCACAAGAGAATAGATCAAACACCAACAAAATTCTTCatgcataaaaatatttaaaaatatccgatCATTAGTACATGAAACCATATGTGTACATGATGCTCTTATGTGTATGTATGTACTTATAGATAACAGTTCTTAAAAAGTTGGTAAGATGTAGATGCTAGGGAGTAGGGACCGGTGAGAATTATAGGTAGACTGCCATGTGTTGGACACTAGCCAACTGGGCTTCTCTGTTTGCCTTCCCATTTGTATGCTCTTTATTTCTCCTCTATTGCTGAGGCAGTTAGATTTGGCCAAAGCATTTGATTATCTGGCAATAGTTTTGGATTCATTCAACATAATTAAAACGtacaaaaatatgtatataaaacaaaagGATGGTTTTAGCTTCGACAAAGATTGGAGCAtacttttttaacttttttaagaAACCGAGGGAGtaactttttaactttttcataACACTACTGTTGGAGGTTGGACCGAACTGTATAGAAGGGAATCAGCTGATGcaccttaaaatatattttctccgTTTCAATCTATTCATCGTTCTACATCTTTTCACAttgattaaaaaaactattaaatttattgttttaccactaattaatatattgttttatttgacTATTTGTTAATGAGTTCAAAATGTATACactgtaacaaaattttaaaacataactaatTTGAAATGAAGAGAGTATATACAATGTATTTTTAGACAACATACATTCATTAGTAGGCATGAGCATTCGGGTCCTTGGCTCGGATTCGTATGTGGTCTTGTCGGATCTAGATCTTTCGGATCCTAGAAATTTAGATCCATATAGATATCTATAATTTTTCGTGTTGGTTCTGGGTCGGGTTTTGTCGTGTCCGGATCGATTCGGATATATAATTTCAATACCCATAAAATACCCATAGTTTTTGGATATATTTCAGATCAGGATCGGTTCAGATATTTAGAACCCAAAAAGAACCCGAAATACCTGAATTGGACTCGGAAACTCTAAACTACCCAAAAAACCACAAAAATATCCGGAAATACTCTTTAA
The sequence above is a segment of the Raphanus sativus cultivar WK10039 unplaced genomic scaffold, ASM80110v3 Scaffold4210, whole genome shotgun sequence genome. Coding sequences within it:
- the LOC130507238 gene encoding phosphate transporter PHO1 homolog 1-like, whose protein sequence is MLDFFMADQLCSQVPMLRNLEYIVCYYITGSYTTQDYGYCMRVEYYRDLAYAVSFLPYYWRAMQCARRWFDEGETSHLVNLGKYVSAMLAAGTKLAYEKERSIGWLCLVVAMSSIATVYQLYWDFVKDWGLFQHNSNNPWLRNQLMLRQKSIYYFSMVLNLVLRLAWLQTVVHSSFEHVDYRVTGLFLAALEVIRRGHWNFYRLENEHLNNAGKFRAVKTVPLPFREVDEED